A region of Arabidopsis thaliana chromosome 5, partial sequence DNA encodes the following proteins:
- the RLT2 gene encoding Homeodomain-like transcriptional regulator (Homeodomain-like transcriptional regulator; FUNCTIONS IN: sequence-specific DNA binding transcription factor activity; INVOLVED IN: regulation of transcription, DNA-dependent, regulation of transcription; LOCATED IN: nucleus; EXPRESSED IN: 22 plant structures; EXPRESSED DURING: 13 growth stages; CONTAINS InterPro DOMAIN/s: DDT domain superfamily (InterPro:IPR018501), Homeobox (InterPro:IPR001356), Homeodomain-like (InterPro:IPR009057), DDT domain, subgroup (InterPro:IPR018500), DDT domain (InterPro:IPR004022), Homeodomain-related (InterPro:IPR012287); BEST Arabidopsis thaliana protein match is: homeobox-1 (TAIR:AT1G28420.1); Has 67503 Blast hits to 37811 proteins in 2117 species: Archae - 251; Bacteria - 7621; Metazoa - 32181; Fungi - 4940; Plants - 2680; Viruses - 355; Other Eukaryotes - 19475 (source: NCBI BLink).) translates to MEGGSEKTTPEGCGGESKSKRKMKTAAQLEVLENTYSAEPYPSEAIRADLSVKLNLSDRQLQMWFCHRRLKERKSTTPSKRQRKELVTPTAMESWEPPVNAGDLVAGNELDSRRAARGSGGSGVTVVRRFNEPSSAEVRAIGYVEAQLGERLRDNGPVLGMEFDPLPPGAFGMPIEMPSHRKATRQAFETNIYVRSDVKPIKDHVRPIREYQFIPELPSSRTDHSERVSPSHHFGVPLDGSVMRVSAVSAGHRDDYKISPQIPNLNLATHQGKPGHVYSPNLVEYDSPYQKSYMDTAAQVHDDPFVKSEREVGNEDEDDDALQLERHRKNEEARIAREVEAHEKRIRRELEKQDMLRRKREEQIRKEMERQDRERRKEEERLLREKQREEERYLKEQMRELQRREKFLKKETIRAEKMRQKEEMRKEKEVARLKAANERAIARKIAKESMELIEDERLELMEVAALTKGLPSMLALDFETLQNLDEYRDKQAIFPPTSVKLKKPFAVKPWNGSDENVANLLMVWRFLITFADVLGLWPFTLDEFAQAFHDYDPRLMGEIHIVLLKTIIKDIEGVVRTLSTGVGANQNVAANPGGGHPHVVEGAYAWGFDIRSWRKNLNVFTWPEILRQLALSAGLGPQLKKMNIRTVSVHDDNEANNSENVIFNLRKGVAAENAFAKMQERGLSNPRRSRHRLTPGTVKFAAFHVLSLEGEKGLNILEVAEKIQKSGLRDLTTSRTPEASVAAALSRDTKLFERVAPSTYCVRASYRKDAGDAETIFAEARERIRAFKSGITDVEDVDDAERDEDSESDVGEDPEVDVNLKKEDPNPLKVENLIGVEPLLENGKLDTVPMKTELGLPLTPSLPEEMKDEKRDDTLADQSLEDAVANGEDSACFDESKLGEQWVQGLVEGDYSNLSSEERLNALVALIGIATEGNTIRIALEERLEVASALKKQMWGEVQLDKRWKEESLIRANYLSYPTAKPGLNIATPASGNQESSSADVTPISSQDPVSLPQIDVNNVIAGPSLQLQENVPGVENLQYQQQQGYTADRERLRAQLKAYVGYKAEELYVYRSLPLGQDRRRNRYWRFSASASRNDPGCGRIFVELQDGRWRLIDSEEAFDYLVKSLDVRGVRESHLHFMLLKIEASFKEALRRNVAANPGVCSISSSLDSDTAEISTTFKIELGDSNAVERCSVLQRFHSFEKWMWDNMLHPSALSAFKYGAKQSSPLFRICRICAELHFVGDICCPSCGQMHAGPDVGELCFAEQVAQLGDNLRRGDTGFILRSSILSPLRIRLLKVQLALVEASLPPEGLEAFWTENLRKSWGMKLLSSSSHEDLYQVLTTLEAALKRDFLSSNFETTSELLGLQEGALASDLTCGVNVLPWIPKTAGGVALRLFDFDSSIVYTPDQNNDPLKDKESEDFVGLETNILRNLHEKDVMETPVQVAAYKQEENWTDPGLGGVSSSGRGGRPPRGRGRPRARGNGKKPAVSVKPPRGAANSNGETMLRPRAQPRGGRKNGRRSGTKGRKRPTQGTLGICNEVGGGRRVKEVAVTAKTSLPDNDDDWIETPELQDDDGEASSSGRSFQYEDYDDDDVMAPIDDFDGGGESSKLVGRGEFSLHSDDEYEEEEEEEEDMNMKMDVNVVDDEDEDYINEDSYGRKQHGISISNDAATRKRFNKFEDPDLTSSSSSDFQ, encoded by the exons ATGGAAGGTGGGTCTGAAAAAACAACACCTGAAGGTTGTGGTGGTGAGAGTAAGTCTAAACGGAAAATGAAAACTGCTGCTCAACTTGAAGTTCTTGAAAACACTTATTCAG ctGAGCCTTATCCTTCGGAAGCTATAAGAGCGGATCTCTCAGTGAAACTGAATCTTTCCGATAGACAGTTACAGATGTGGTTTTGTCACCGGCGGCTTAAAGAACGGAAATCTACTACGCCGAGCAAACGTCAGCGTAAGGAGTTAGTAACTCCAACGGCTATGGAATCCTGGGAACCACCCGTCAATGCCGGTGATTTAGTGGCGGGAAATGAGCTTGATTCTAGAAGAGCTGCTCGAGGCAGTGGCGGTAGTGGTGTGACGGTTGTGAGGCGGTTTAATGAACCGTCTTCTGCTGAGGTTAGAGCTATTGGTTATGTTGAAGCTCAATTGGGAGAGCGGTTGAGAGATAACGGACCGGTTCTTGGAATGGAGTTTGATCCTTTACCTCCTGGTGCATTTGGCATGCCTATTG AGATGCCAAGCCATCGCAAGGCGACTAGGCAAGCTTTCGAGACCAACATATATGTCCGATCCGATGTCAAGCCTATCAAA gATCATGTGAGGCCTATTCGTGAATATCAGTTCATTCCTGAGCTGCCATCTTCGAGGACTGATCATTCGGAACGAGTTTCTCCGTCACATCATTTTGGAGTTCCACTTGATGGTTCGGTTATGAGGGTTTCAGCTGTGTCTGCTGGACATCGGGATGACTATAAAATTTCACCTCAGATACCAAATTTGAATCTTGCAACTCATCAAGGGAAGCCGGGGCATGTCTATTCGCCTAACTTGGTCGAATATGACTCACCGTATCAGAAAAGCTACATGGATACTGCTGCACAAGTTCATGATGATCCTTTTGTGAAATCAGAGAGAGAAGTTGGTaatgaggatgaggatgatgatgccCTGCAATTAGAGAGACACCGCAAG AATGAAGAAGCAAGAATAGCTCGGGAAGTCGAGGCTCATGAGAAGAGGATCCGAAGGGAACTAGAGAAACAAGATATGCTGAGGCGAAAG AGAGAAGAGCAAATAAGGAAAGAAATGGAGAGGCAAGATCGTGAAAGACGGAAAGAGGAAGAACGTCTTTTACgtgaaaaacagagagaggaagagaggtACCTTAAAGAGCAGATGCGAGAGTTGCAGCGAAGAGAGAAGTtcttgaagaaagaaacaatcagG GCTGAGAAAATGcgacaaaaagaagagatgcgtaaagaaaaagaggttGCCAGGCTTAAAGCTGCTAATGAGAGGGCCATTGCTCGTAAGATCGCAAAGGAATCTATGGAACTTATTGAAGATGAACGCTTAGAGCTCATGGAGGTTGCTGCGTTAACAAAAGGCTTGCCTTCAATGCTCGCCCTTGACTTTGAAACTCTACAGAACCTCGATGAATATAGAG ACAAGCAGGCAATATTTCCCCCAACATctgtaaaattgaaaaagcCCTTTGCAGTCAAGCCGTGGAATGGTTCTGATGAGAATGTTGCAAATCTTCTTATG GTGTGGAGATTCTTAATCACTTTCGCAGACGTTCTTGGTCTTTGGCCATTTACCCTGGACGAGTTTGCTCAGGCATTCCATGACTAT GACCCACGGCTAATGGGAGAGATACACATTGTTCTATTGAAGACTATAATCAAAGATATCGAGGGTGTGGTAAGAACGCTGTCGACCGGTGTTGGAGCAAACCAGAATGTTGCTGCTAATCCCGGAGGGGGTCATCCTCACGTTGTGGAGGGT GCATACGCGTGGGGTTTTGATATACGCAGCTGGAGAAAAAACTTGAATGTTTTTACATGGCCTGAAATCTTGAGGCAACTCGCTCTCTCTGCCGGGTTGGGACCGCAACTGAAGAAAATGAACATTAGGACTGTGTCTGTTCATGATGACAATGAG GCCAACAACTCTGAGAATGTGATTTTCAACCTAAGGAAAGGAGTAGCAGCTGAGAATGCTTTTGCCAAGATGCAAGAGAGGGGACTTTCTAATCCACGACGTTCACGGCATCGTTTGACTCCAGGCACTGTTAAGTTTGCTGCATTTCATGTTCTATCTCTTGAAGGTGAAAAAGGTTTGAACATTCTTGAGGTTGCAGAGAAGATTCAG AAATCAGGATTGAGGGATCTAACGACGAGTAGGACACCTGAAGCCTCGGTTGCTGCTGCGTTGTCTCGAGATACAAAACTCTTTGAGAGGGTAGCTCCTTCTACGTATTGTGTACGTGCTTCCTATAGAAAAGATGCAGGTGATGCTGAGACTATATTTGCTGAAGCGAGAGAGAGAATACGTGCATTCAAGAGCGGCATCACTGATgtagaagatgttgatgacgCTGAGAGAGATGAAGACTCTGAAAGCGATGTCGGAGAAGACCCAGAGGTTGATGTGAACCTTAAAAAGGAAGATCCCAATCCTCTGAAGGTAGAAAACTTAATTGGAGTCGAACCATTGTTGGAAAATGGGAAACTGGATACCGTGCCCATGAAAACTGAACTGGGACTGCCTCTTACTCCCTCTCTCCCCGAGGAAATGAAAGATGAGAAAAGAGATGACACTTTAGCGGACCAATCTCTAGAGGATGCGGTAGCAAACGGTGAAGATAGTGCTTGTTTTGACGAGAGCAAACTTGGGGAACAGTGGGTTCAAGGACTTGTAGAAGGAGATTACTCGAATCTTAGCAGCGAGGAACGTTTAAACGCACTTGTTGCTCTGATTGGTATTGCCACCGAAGGAAACACAATCCGAATCGCCCTTGAG GAACGGTTGGAGGTAGCAAGTGCATTAAAGAAACAGATGTGGGGTGAAGTGCAACTCGACAAACGCTGGAAAGAAGAGTCTTTGATTCGAGCAAATTACCTCTCATACCCAACAGCAAAGCCGGGGCTTAATATCGCAACCCCTGCATCTGGAAATCAAGAAAGTTCATCAGCGGATGTGACTCCAATCTCCTCACAGGACCCGGTGAGTCTTCCACAGATCGATGTGAATAACGTGATTGCTGGACCAAGCTTGCAATTGCAAGAAAATGTACCTGGAGTGGAGAATTTGCAGTATCAGCAGCAACAGGGGTACACAGCGGACCGGGAAAGGCTGCGTGCACAGTTAAAAGCGTATGTTGGGTATAAAGCTGAAGAGCTATATGTATATAGGTCGCTTCCGCTAGGTCAAGATCGAAGACGCAATCGCTATTGGCGGTTTTCAGCATCCGCCTCTCGAAATGATCCTGGTTGTGGTAGAATATTCGTGGAACTTCAGGACGGACGCTGGAGGCTCATTGATTCCGAAGAG gCTTTTGACTATTTGGTGAAGTCACTAGATGTTCGCGGTGTAAGAGAATCACATTTACACTTTATGTTGCTGAAGATCGAAGCATCCTTCAAGGAAGCATTAAGGAGGAATGTGGCAGCAAATCCCGGGGTGTGTTCCATATCTTCTAGCTTGGATTCCGATACTGCGGAAATCTCCACGACGTTTAAGATCGAGCTAGGGGATAGTAACGCCGTTGAGAGATGCAGCGTATTGCAACGCTTCCATAGTTTCGAGAAGTGGATGTGGGATAATATGCTGCATCCTAGTGCTTTATCTGCATTTAAGTATGGTGCTAAGCAAAGCAGTCCGCTTTTTCGCATATGCAGAATCTGTGCGGAACTACACTTTGTCGGAGATATTTGCTGTCCTAGTTGCGGTCAGATGCATGCTGGTCCAGATGTTGGTGAGTTGTGTTTTGCTGAGCAAGTGGCTCAACTCGGGGATAATTTGAGAAGAGGAGATACTGGCTTTATCTTGCGTAGCTCAATCTTGTCTCCTCTTAGAATAAGACTACTCAAGGTTCAGTTAGCACTTGTCGAA GCTTCTCTTCCACCTGAAGGACTTGAAGCTTTTTGGACAGAGAATCTTAGGAAATCTTGGGGTATGAAGCTGTTGTCATCAAGTTCCCATGAAGATCTTTATCAG GTTCTCACAACGTTAGAGGCAGCACTAAAGAGGGATTTCTTGTCTTCAAACTTTGAAACAACTTCTGAACTCTTGGGTTTACAAGAAGGAGCTCTCGCCAGCGATCTTACTTGTGGGGTTAATGTACTACCGTGGATACCAAAGACAGCAGGAGGTGTAGCTTTGAGACTCTTTGATTTCGACAGCTCGATTGTTTACACACCCGATCAAAACAACGATCCTCTAAAAGACAAAGAATCTGAAGATTTCGTG GGTTTGGAGACAAATATTCTGAGAAACTTACATGAGAAGGACGTAATGGAAACTCCGGTGCAAGTTGCTGCTTATAAGCAAGAAGAGAACTGGACGGATCCTGGTTTAGGTGGTGTGTCTAGCTCTGGGAGAGGAGGTCGACCACCACGAGGACGTGGCCGGCCTCGTGCCCGTGGCAATGGCAAGAAACCGGCAGTTTCTGTTAAACCACCACGAGGTGCAGCAAACTCAAATGGTGAAACCATGTTGAGACCGAGAGCACAACCACGTGGGGGTAGAAAGAATGGGCGGCGTAGTGGCACCAAAGGCCGAAAGAGACCAACGCAAGGAACACTCGGTATATGTAATGAAGTAGGAGGAGGACGTCGGGTTAAGGAAGTTGCTGTAACCGCCAAAACCAGTCTTCCTGATAACGATGACGATTGGATCGAAACCCCTGAACTGCAAGACGATGACGGAGAAGCTAGCAGCTCGGGGAGATCGTTTCAGTATGAGGactatgatgatgatgatgtcatGGCTCcgattgatgattttgatggCGGCGGCGAATCAAGTAAATTAGTAGGTAGGGGGGAATTTAGCTTACATAGTGATGATGaatacgaagaagaagaggaagaagaagaagacatgaaCATGAAAATGGATGtgaatgttgttgatgatgaggatgaagattaCATAAACGAAGACTCGTATGGTAGAAAGCAGCATGGGATTAGCATTAGCAACGATGCAGCGACTCGGAAAAGGTTTAATAAGTTTGAAGATCCTGATCTAacatcttcatcgtcttctgATTTTCAATGA
- the RLT2 gene encoding Homeodomain-like transcriptional regulator (Homeodomain-like transcriptional regulator; FUNCTIONS IN: sequence-specific DNA binding transcription factor activity; INVOLVED IN: regulation of transcription, DNA-dependent, regulation of transcription; LOCATED IN: nucleus; EXPRESSED IN: 22 plant structures; EXPRESSED DURING: 13 growth stages; CONTAINS InterPro DOMAIN/s: DDT domain superfamily (InterPro:IPR018501), Homeobox (InterPro:IPR001356), DDT domain (InterPro:IPR004022), Homeodomain-like (InterPro:IPR009057), DDT domain, subgroup (InterPro:IPR018500), Homeodomain-related (InterPro:IPR012287); BEST Arabidopsis thaliana protein match is: homeobox-1 (TAIR:AT1G28420.1).): MEGGSEKTTPEGCGGESKSKRKMKTAAQLEVLENTYSAEPYPSEAIRADLSVKLNLSDRQLQMWFCHRRLKERKSTTPSKRQRKELVTPTAMESWEPPVNAGDLVAGNELDSRRAARGSGGSGVTVVRRFNEPSSAEVRAIGYVEAQLGERLRDNGPVLGMEFDPLPPGAFGMPIEMPSHRKATRQAFETNIYVRSDVKPIKDHVRPIREYQFIPELPSSRTDHSERVSPSHHFGVPLDGSVMRVSAVSAGHRDDYKISPQIPNLNLATHQGKPGHVYSPNLVEYDSPYQKSYMDTAAQVHDDPFVKSEREVGNEDEDDDALQLERHRKNEEARIAREVEAHEKRIRRELEKQDMLRRKREEQIRKEMERQDRERRKEEERLLREKQREEERYLKEQMRELQRREKFLKKETIRAEKMRQKEEMRKEKEVARLKAANERAIARKIAKESMELIEDERLELMEVAALTKGLPSMLALDFETLQNLDEYRDKQAIFPPTSVKLKKPFAVKPWNGSDENVANLLMVWRFLITFADVLGLWPFTLDEFAQAFHDYDPRLMGEIHIVLLKTIIKDIEGVVRTLSTGVGANQNVAANPGGGHPHVVEGAYAWGFDIRSWRKNLNVFTWPEILRQLALSAGLGPQLKKMNIRTVSVHDDNEANNSENVIFNLRKGVAAENAFAKMQERGLSNPRRSRHRLTPGTVKFAAFHVLSLEGEKGLNILEVAEKIQKSGLRDLTTSRTPEASVAAALSRDTKLFERVAPSTYCVRASYRKDAGDAETIFAEARERIRAFKSGITDVEDVDDAERDEDSESDVGEDPEVDVNLKKEDPNPLKVENLIGVEPLLENGKLDTVPMKTELGLPLTPSLPEEMKDEKRDDTLADQSLEDAVANGEDSACFDESKLGEQWVQGLVEGDYSNLSSEERLNALVALIGIATEGNTIRIALEERLEVASALKKQMWGEVQLDKRWKEESLIRANYLSYPTAKPGLNIATPASGNQESSSADVTPISSQDPVSLPQIDVNNVIAGPSLQLQENVPGVENLQYQQQQGYTADRERLRAQLKAYVGYKAEELYVYRSLPLGQDRRRNRYWRFSASASRNDPGCGRIFVELQDGRWRLIDSEEASLPPEGLEAFWTENLRKSWGMKLLSSSSHEDLYQVLTTLEAALKRDFLSSNFETTSELLGLQEGALASDLTCGVNVLPWIPKTAGGVALRLFDFDSSIVYTPDQNNDPLKDKESEDFVGLETNILRNLHEKDVMETPVQVAAYKQEENWTDPGLGGVSSSGRGGRPPRGRGRPRARGNGKKPAVSVKPPRGAANSNGETMLRPRAQPRGGRKNGRRSGTKGRKRPTQGTLGICNEVGGGRRVKEVAVTAKTSLPDNDDDWIETPELQDDDGEASSSGRSFQYEDYDDDDVMAPIDDFDGGGESSKLVGRGEFSLHSDDEYEEEEEEEEDMNMKMDVNVVDDEDEDYINEDSYGRKQHGISISNDAATRKRFNKFEDPDLTSSSSSDFQ, translated from the exons ATGGAAGGTGGGTCTGAAAAAACAACACCTGAAGGTTGTGGTGGTGAGAGTAAGTCTAAACGGAAAATGAAAACTGCTGCTCAACTTGAAGTTCTTGAAAACACTTATTCAG ctGAGCCTTATCCTTCGGAAGCTATAAGAGCGGATCTCTCAGTGAAACTGAATCTTTCCGATAGACAGTTACAGATGTGGTTTTGTCACCGGCGGCTTAAAGAACGGAAATCTACTACGCCGAGCAAACGTCAGCGTAAGGAGTTAGTAACTCCAACGGCTATGGAATCCTGGGAACCACCCGTCAATGCCGGTGATTTAGTGGCGGGAAATGAGCTTGATTCTAGAAGAGCTGCTCGAGGCAGTGGCGGTAGTGGTGTGACGGTTGTGAGGCGGTTTAATGAACCGTCTTCTGCTGAGGTTAGAGCTATTGGTTATGTTGAAGCTCAATTGGGAGAGCGGTTGAGAGATAACGGACCGGTTCTTGGAATGGAGTTTGATCCTTTACCTCCTGGTGCATTTGGCATGCCTATTG AGATGCCAAGCCATCGCAAGGCGACTAGGCAAGCTTTCGAGACCAACATATATGTCCGATCCGATGTCAAGCCTATCAAA gATCATGTGAGGCCTATTCGTGAATATCAGTTCATTCCTGAGCTGCCATCTTCGAGGACTGATCATTCGGAACGAGTTTCTCCGTCACATCATTTTGGAGTTCCACTTGATGGTTCGGTTATGAGGGTTTCAGCTGTGTCTGCTGGACATCGGGATGACTATAAAATTTCACCTCAGATACCAAATTTGAATCTTGCAACTCATCAAGGGAAGCCGGGGCATGTCTATTCGCCTAACTTGGTCGAATATGACTCACCGTATCAGAAAAGCTACATGGATACTGCTGCACAAGTTCATGATGATCCTTTTGTGAAATCAGAGAGAGAAGTTGGTaatgaggatgaggatgatgatgccCTGCAATTAGAGAGACACCGCAAG AATGAAGAAGCAAGAATAGCTCGGGAAGTCGAGGCTCATGAGAAGAGGATCCGAAGGGAACTAGAGAAACAAGATATGCTGAGGCGAAAG AGAGAAGAGCAAATAAGGAAAGAAATGGAGAGGCAAGATCGTGAAAGACGGAAAGAGGAAGAACGTCTTTTACgtgaaaaacagagagaggaagagaggtACCTTAAAGAGCAGATGCGAGAGTTGCAGCGAAGAGAGAAGTtcttgaagaaagaaacaatcagG GCTGAGAAAATGcgacaaaaagaagagatgcgtaaagaaaaagaggttGCCAGGCTTAAAGCTGCTAATGAGAGGGCCATTGCTCGTAAGATCGCAAAGGAATCTATGGAACTTATTGAAGATGAACGCTTAGAGCTCATGGAGGTTGCTGCGTTAACAAAAGGCTTGCCTTCAATGCTCGCCCTTGACTTTGAAACTCTACAGAACCTCGATGAATATAGAG ACAAGCAGGCAATATTTCCCCCAACATctgtaaaattgaaaaagcCCTTTGCAGTCAAGCCGTGGAATGGTTCTGATGAGAATGTTGCAAATCTTCTTATG GTGTGGAGATTCTTAATCACTTTCGCAGACGTTCTTGGTCTTTGGCCATTTACCCTGGACGAGTTTGCTCAGGCATTCCATGACTAT GACCCACGGCTAATGGGAGAGATACACATTGTTCTATTGAAGACTATAATCAAAGATATCGAGGGTGTGGTAAGAACGCTGTCGACCGGTGTTGGAGCAAACCAGAATGTTGCTGCTAATCCCGGAGGGGGTCATCCTCACGTTGTGGAGGGT GCATACGCGTGGGGTTTTGATATACGCAGCTGGAGAAAAAACTTGAATGTTTTTACATGGCCTGAAATCTTGAGGCAACTCGCTCTCTCTGCCGGGTTGGGACCGCAACTGAAGAAAATGAACATTAGGACTGTGTCTGTTCATGATGACAATGAG GCCAACAACTCTGAGAATGTGATTTTCAACCTAAGGAAAGGAGTAGCAGCTGAGAATGCTTTTGCCAAGATGCAAGAGAGGGGACTTTCTAATCCACGACGTTCACGGCATCGTTTGACTCCAGGCACTGTTAAGTTTGCTGCATTTCATGTTCTATCTCTTGAAGGTGAAAAAGGTTTGAACATTCTTGAGGTTGCAGAGAAGATTCAG AAATCAGGATTGAGGGATCTAACGACGAGTAGGACACCTGAAGCCTCGGTTGCTGCTGCGTTGTCTCGAGATACAAAACTCTTTGAGAGGGTAGCTCCTTCTACGTATTGTGTACGTGCTTCCTATAGAAAAGATGCAGGTGATGCTGAGACTATATTTGCTGAAGCGAGAGAGAGAATACGTGCATTCAAGAGCGGCATCACTGATgtagaagatgttgatgacgCTGAGAGAGATGAAGACTCTGAAAGCGATGTCGGAGAAGACCCAGAGGTTGATGTGAACCTTAAAAAGGAAGATCCCAATCCTCTGAAGGTAGAAAACTTAATTGGAGTCGAACCATTGTTGGAAAATGGGAAACTGGATACCGTGCCCATGAAAACTGAACTGGGACTGCCTCTTACTCCCTCTCTCCCCGAGGAAATGAAAGATGAGAAAAGAGATGACACTTTAGCGGACCAATCTCTAGAGGATGCGGTAGCAAACGGTGAAGATAGTGCTTGTTTTGACGAGAGCAAACTTGGGGAACAGTGGGTTCAAGGACTTGTAGAAGGAGATTACTCGAATCTTAGCAGCGAGGAACGTTTAAACGCACTTGTTGCTCTGATTGGTATTGCCACCGAAGGAAACACAATCCGAATCGCCCTTGAG GAACGGTTGGAGGTAGCAAGTGCATTAAAGAAACAGATGTGGGGTGAAGTGCAACTCGACAAACGCTGGAAAGAAGAGTCTTTGATTCGAGCAAATTACCTCTCATACCCAACAGCAAAGCCGGGGCTTAATATCGCAACCCCTGCATCTGGAAATCAAGAAAGTTCATCAGCGGATGTGACTCCAATCTCCTCACAGGACCCGGTGAGTCTTCCACAGATCGATGTGAATAACGTGATTGCTGGACCAAGCTTGCAATTGCAAGAAAATGTACCTGGAGTGGAGAATTTGCAGTATCAGCAGCAACAGGGGTACACAGCGGACCGGGAAAGGCTGCGTGCACAGTTAAAAGCGTATGTTGGGTATAAAGCTGAAGAGCTATATGTATATAGGTCGCTTCCGCTAGGTCAAGATCGAAGACGCAATCGCTATTGGCGGTTTTCAGCATCCGCCTCTCGAAATGATCCTGGTTGTGGTAGAATATTCGTGGAACTTCAGGACGGACGCTGGAGGCTCATTGATTCCGAAGAG GCTTCTCTTCCACCTGAAGGACTTGAAGCTTTTTGGACAGAGAATCTTAGGAAATCTTGGGGTATGAAGCTGTTGTCATCAAGTTCCCATGAAGATCTTTATCAG GTTCTCACAACGTTAGAGGCAGCACTAAAGAGGGATTTCTTGTCTTCAAACTTTGAAACAACTTCTGAACTCTTGGGTTTACAAGAAGGAGCTCTCGCCAGCGATCTTACTTGTGGGGTTAATGTACTACCGTGGATACCAAAGACAGCAGGAGGTGTAGCTTTGAGACTCTTTGATTTCGACAGCTCGATTGTTTACACACCCGATCAAAACAACGATCCTCTAAAAGACAAAGAATCTGAAGATTTCGTG GGTTTGGAGACAAATATTCTGAGAAACTTACATGAGAAGGACGTAATGGAAACTCCGGTGCAAGTTGCTGCTTATAAGCAAGAAGAGAACTGGACGGATCCTGGTTTAGGTGGTGTGTCTAGCTCTGGGAGAGGAGGTCGACCACCACGAGGACGTGGCCGGCCTCGTGCCCGTGGCAATGGCAAGAAACCGGCAGTTTCTGTTAAACCACCACGAGGTGCAGCAAACTCAAATGGTGAAACCATGTTGAGACCGAGAGCACAACCACGTGGGGGTAGAAAGAATGGGCGGCGTAGTGGCACCAAAGGCCGAAAGAGACCAACGCAAGGAACACTCGGTATATGTAATGAAGTAGGAGGAGGACGTCGGGTTAAGGAAGTTGCTGTAACCGCCAAAACCAGTCTTCCTGATAACGATGACGATTGGATCGAAACCCCTGAACTGCAAGACGATGACGGAGAAGCTAGCAGCTCGGGGAGATCGTTTCAGTATGAGGactatgatgatgatgatgtcatGGCTCcgattgatgattttgatggCGGCGGCGAATCAAGTAAATTAGTAGGTAGGGGGGAATTTAGCTTACATAGTGATGATGaatacgaagaagaagaggaagaagaagaagacatgaaCATGAAAATGGATGtgaatgttgttgatgatgaggatgaagattaCATAAACGAAGACTCGTATGGTAGAAAGCAGCATGGGATTAGCATTAGCAACGATGCAGCGACTCGGAAAAGGTTTAATAAGTTTGAAGATCCTGATCTAacatcttcatcgtcttctgATTTTCAATGA